The sequence TCACCTGATGTGTGCCTGCtgacacaccctctctctctccctgtcacagaTGCCTGAAGTGGACGGTGTAACACCAGTGTGTGAATGGAGGTTTCATTCCCTTCCACCCACCCTGAGGGAGCGGATCCACAGCACTGCGAGTGCTCATGGCCCACAGTAACACAGGAAGATCCAGCCTGCAGTGGCAGGGAGCTGCCTGTGAGAGTGAGCTGGGGGCCTCAGTGTGTCTCCTGccctgctgggtgtgtgtgtaaataagtCCAGGCCAGCAAACTGTCCACTGGAGAACAGGAGGGAAGTAAGCTTGGGCAGTACCCTGGTCCATGCCCTGTGTGCATGACTGAATGGAGCAGGGAGGAGCATCAGGGGTCCAGCCATGGGATTGCAGGCTCAAACCCATGATTCATGAATTTGTAAAGGCCCAAAGCCgttaatttaatgtatttgttttttagtaagcacacacacacacacacacacacacacacacacacacacacacacacacacacacacacacacaaagtagtCCCTGTGTGGTGCAAGCTCTTGGGTGTATTGCTTGTTTTGTTGAgactgctgtctgtgagtgagagtaTCTGCTATGCCAGGGGCCTGCCTCGCTTACATGCACTTCAGTGATTAACGTTTTTAGTGTGCGTACGATATGCTCACCTGAAGATTTGTCTTTTCTTGTACTATGTGCTATGGACAATACTCTTTCTTTTCACCTTTGCGGTTATATTTGATGGCATGTTGTCTAGTGGGTTGTATGGCTTTTCTCCTTTGTGTTcatatgtgcatttatattcaCTCTTCTGTAGttgtatatattaaaaaatgtcatagtgtttgtaaaaaattagtaattgcttttaaatgtatgtacataGTGGTCCACATTGTATAATAAAGgaaggaaaactgaaaatgtaatctGTATTAACTGTATTTCTATCAACTTGAGGTATTAAGGATTCATTAGCTCATATTTTGCCTCAGTTATTCACTGGAAGTATAGGCTGTTGTGGTTGTTAGTCAATTATTGTGCCATGTACACTAAACTGTACTCCAGTGTTCTACAATTTCACTTTTTCTCCAAAATTTTTAAGGTAGAACATATGGTGATTTTGGGGATAGTTTGCATTTTCTTACTGACCTGTAGCAGATGAAGCTGTAAATGCAGTCACTCATTGTCTTAAGTAAGCTTTGTGAGGGTCTGCACATGGTCAGGCACCTGGTGGTGTGGGTTGGTACACAAGGTTAACAGCAGGCTATTTTACTTGTTCTCTTAGGTCTGTGCCTCTTTGCTTAAAATCTAATAGCAGTCTgtatctgtgatgtcatttttctgtgagaaaatgggCATGTCATGGTTTTTCTTTAGTCAGTTATTTCCATcatcaaacagacaaaacagtgttggtactgtttttaatgaagtctttttttgttgataATATCACATTTACAGTCTGGTGAAATACTCCCTTGAATATATGACATGTTCTTTGGCTTGGAGCCTTCCTACCCTCCCTCAGTCTGTGTTGAAAGTGACGAAGTGCAAGAATCCTGAGAATAGCTCgaagaacacattttcaactAAGACAAATTCTacaataaaaatcattaaataacCTTCAGTAGTAGCAGAACACTAAACAAAGGCATTGGGatatctgtctctgtgctctaCAATCTGGTCAATAAAACAACCAGTTATATTAGTCATCCAGACCTCATTTAATGCTCTCTGTTCagcagttctgattggctgaaagatAGCACCCACCAatcactgctgctcactgcaaTCCTGTCTGTGCCATACCTGAATACCGATGTCTGAAGGTGGAAACCTTTGGATTACATCACAACTGCGTCAACAGCTTTTTAACATATCATTTAAACATGcttgtgaatattttttctctttaaatgaGTGATAATTTGTAGAAGCTCTGATCAAGACTCCTGACAAGAATTTTAAGTCATTCCTTAAAATTTACAGTCACTGGGGAGTAATACTCATGATTTATCTGTGTTCAATTAATCAGTGAGGGAGAGGCTTTAATTAATAAAGAAGTTGATGACCATGTAAATTCTTCTGACAAAAGAACGGAAATCTTGAAAAAGGCAACAGCAAAAATCACACCAAAAAAGGTGACTTGGGTCCCATTGTCCTACACATACATCACAGCATACAGACTCAGACAGGGTCCCTTCTCAAACTACACCACCATAGCCTACAACAGGCCTCTGACATGGCTCCAGGCAACCTGAGTGAACTTAGCTATTACACAGAGATTAGCtataattattatattgtaaaaaataaaaaccaaaatggCACTTAGTCCCAGCCTGGCATTTTAGCCACAATTACACACAATTCCAATACTCGATCTGCAAAACCAGCATATTCTTACAAAATAACCtttcatactgaaaaataaGATTTGCAGTAGTATGTTTGCTGTAAATGCCCTCAGTAACAGTGTTTTCAATCACACTTCACTAAAAGGTACATTGAACATAACTAAAAACTTCACTCTTTAGGGCAAGTTTTAGGAGCTAACTTTTTTACGGGAGGTGAACGTTAACTCAAAAATATTCTCTGATTTATTATGCTTCATAACCACAGTCTGGCTGGGAACAGGGGTTGGCTAGCAGGATTCCTCCAGTGACAGTCATTGGCTGTTCAGTGCAAGAGAAGACACCGCATGCCCCGTCTGCTTatcagccctggtcctggaggatCACTGTGTGCGCAGTCTGTTGTGCTGTCCAGGTCTCAAGCACATGGTTCAGCTGGTCATTGCCTTGACTGAACGTAATATTAAAGACAGATAGGAAACCTGAGCTATAGGATTTTGGGCCTCCAGCACCAACGCTGAGTCAATGGGTTAAACCATCACTAAGTGATGGCTGTTAGGAACACAAGGTACACATAATCGGCATGCTATGGTTTCAGTCAGGATACAGTGTGGGGGATTTGGTGAGCCCATCAGTAAGATGTGGATGGATTCAGTACCAGTAAGTCAttctgtgatgatgatgatccgGTGCTGGGTCTAAATGATGTGCAGCTGGTGGCTCTCAGACAGGCCGCAGAGGGTCTTGTGCTCGTGGAAGAGCTGGGTCAGAGCCTCCATGTACAGGCCGTGGTAGTGGTCCACCACCTCCTCAGAAGGAGAAGAGATATGGGGCACGGAGATGGGCCGAcccactgagggagagagggaggggtcacgaacacacacacaaatgaacaaataccaTCACTAGCACATATAGTCACACATGAATATCTTCAGAAagactcacacatacacgttcacatgcacacacagttacacacgtATATTCATAAACATGGGCACGctcacacgtgcatgcacatacacacatacactcacacgtgtatgtacacatgctcactcacacaaagGTTGGACAGCCTAACTGAAATAGAGGCGCACATGTATATGAAGTCAGACACGGACACAGCCCTGAAGACGAGATAGTGTCTTTGGAAAGAATTCAAATCCCTTCACTTTTTGCGCACTTTGTTGCGTTATagacttaatctaaaatggattaaatgtattcttttggccatcaatctacacacaataacccataatgacaaagcaaaacatttttttttttgcaaaaacatttttgcaaatttattagaaatcaaaaactgattgaGCTCAGGTACATCCTGATTACTTTGATTATCGCTGCGATGTCTCTAGAACTAGACTGGAGTCCACCTGTGGCAAATCGaattgattggacatgatttagaaaggcacacacctATGTATATAAGGTCCCATAAATTACAGTACACGTCAGaccaaaaaccaagccatgaagTCCACGGAACCCGTAGACTTCTGCAATCAAATTGTGTCAAGGCATAGATCTGGGTAAGggtataaaaacatttctaaaccTTTGAATGTTCCCAGGAGCACACTGGGTTCCACCATTGTGAAATTGAAGAAGTTTGGAACCAGAACTCTTCCCGGAGCTGGCCATCTGGCCAAACTCAGTAACTGGGCAAGAAGGGCCTTGGTCAGGGAAGTGACCAAGAACCCAATGGCTACTCAGAAGTCACTTCAGAAGTCCTCTGCAGACATGGTAGAACCTGCCGGAAGGACAACCATCTCAGAAGCACTCCGTCAATCAGGCCTTTATGGTAGAGTGGCTATAGAAGCCACTCTGGAATAAAAAGCATATGACAGTCCACCTAGAGTTCGCAAAATGGCATTTAAAGGACTCTGAAGGCATGAGGAAAAAGACTGTctggtctgatgagacaaaaaCTGAACTCTTTGGGCTGGGCTCCAGGCGCTACACCTTGCGAAACCAGGTACTGCTCATCACCTGACTAATATCATCCCtacagtgaagcatggtggtggcagcatcacGCTATGGGGGTGCTTCTTAGCGGCAGGGATGGACAGACTGGGCAGAATTCAGGGAAGGATGAATGCAGCCAAATACAGAGAAGTCCTTGgtgaaaacctgctccagagtgcACACAACCTCAGACTGGAGCAAAGGGTCACCTTTCAACATGACAATACGAAGCATACAGTCAACACAATGCTGGAGTGGCTTTGAAGAAGCCcctgaatgtccttgagtgacCCAGCCAAAGTCCGGACTTGAACTCCATAGAGCATCTGTGGAGAGACCTGAAGATGACAGTTCACAGACCCTCCCCATCCAATCTGACTGAGCTTGAGAGGATCTTCCAGGAAGAATGGGAGAAACTGCCCAAATCCAGGTGCGCAAAGCTCATAGAGACTTAACCAAGAAGGCTCAAAGCTGTGAttgctgccaaaggtgcttctacaaagtactgaatgaagggtctgaatacttatgtgagatttcagtttttgatttttaataaatttgcaaaaatttctacAAATGTTtatgctttgtcattatgggttaCTGTGCGTAAACTGAGggccaaaagaatacatttaatctaCATTTAGTCTACACtgcaaagtgtgcaaaaagtgaaggggtctgaatactttccgAAGCCACTGTAGGTACAGTATTGTAGTGAGAGAGTACAGAGAGTAAGTGGAAACAAAATGagtcattgtgacatcatcactgacCAACGGTGGTGATTGGAGTCCTGTACGGGACCAGGCCCCAGCTCTGGCCAATGAACAGACAGGGGGCGAAACCCATGACTTTCTTAAAGGCTGTCTGCAGGGCCCGCATCACGCTGCCCTCCTCAAACACCACCTGCCGGAACAGCTCGTTCTCCCCAAAGCTGTAGACTGGCACCAGGTCAGCTCTGGAGGTGTAGGTGGTTACAGCCAGAGAAAGGAGATGCATTTTAGAAGACAAACCTAAAGCTTAAATAAGTCAGAGGGTCGATGTCAAGGagtaataaattataaatgcaCAAGACTTTAATCACAAGCCTTTACTAAGAGGAGGAATCATCTGTACTTCCTTTACCCTAATCTCATCCCCACGTCCTCCCCAGTCTTTCCCCAGGACTCACCCCTTCCATTTTCTCTGCAACTCGACTACAGCCCCAGTACgaccccaccctgccccctctctcccctatCCCCCAGTCCCCGCCCCCTCTCACCCGTATTCCAGAGCCAGCCTGACAAAGCCTTTCCTCTGCTTCATCACCACAGTGTTAACCCCTGGGGAGGAGGACAGCGACTCAGCAGCGCCCCCTATCACAATCACCACTGCATTACCGCTGCCATTCTTGGAGAGAAGGAACTCCAGACTGGGTTTGCTGACTGGGCACATACCTGCcgaaggagaagaggagaggagaggacaagcCAGGAaggtgaagaggaggagaaagagaaaagaagaggaggaggagaaaggggaggggggagaaaggagcgaggagtggggaggggagaagaggagaggtgAGGTGAAGGAGCGCTTAAAGCATAGAGGGAGGTAAATAATGAAGAGAGAAAGTTGTGCAGAGTGCATGAGGAGGGGAGGGCATGAAGACAGTTTGGTGTGGATACGTggccacaaacacaaaactctCATGAAATGCATCTTGGTGAGCAaaaactacccccccccccccccaaacgccCCAACCTGCACTCATGAGGTAGTCGCGGTAGAGTGGCAGTCGGAAGAGGCCAGCCAGGATAGCAAGGCAGGGGCGCATGCCCGGGAAGGTCTGGCTGAACCCACTGCACTCTGTGCTGAAGCAGGAGAAGGCTCCGGCACACATGATCCCATGGGGGTGTGACCCCAGGATGTAGTTTTTCTTGGGGTTCAGCTCTGCTGTCTTTACCAGCTGTGGAAGGGAAGAGTGTGTCAAAAAAAGTACACAGTGCAGACAGCGTAAACCTTCAAACAGCGTAGCCACTCTCCCAACTCTGTGACAGATCCTTGCTCACCTTCACAGGGAAGTACTCCTGGAAGTGCTGCCACACAGTCCAGTTCCTCACCCACTCATTCCGcctgccccctagtggccaaAGAGAGAATTATATTTAACTGTGCTTGGGCACCAGTGACACATGTAGGgggatactgtgtgtgtgagcaattTTCCTTGAATGACAGTCATGTGCTTTAATCTGTCtcagttaatttatttttttttataggaaAATGGAAGGAACTGGTTGAGGGCAGTGAAGAGATATTTTGAATTCTGGGCTGTTGTTTTtggggtaaggagcaggggttaGTACCTCTCTCTGGCGTGTCCCAATCCATAACCATCCAGATCATGTAGACAGTGGGCAGGAGCCACAGAGAGGTGAACATCAGGTAGACCATCAACAGAACACAGGACACACCTGCTCAAGCAGAGGGAAAGacacaggcagagtgaggcagacaGATGAGCACACCAGAAAAGTGTATCACACAGTAGATTACTGGTTAACAGAAGAATACATAATTAGGGCTGCTTCTGTCTGTAAGTGAGCCTGTCAGATGTTGGTAATCAGTGCGTGGATGTAAATGGACTTCACCACTGATGCACaagtggtgtttgtgtgtatgtgcgtgtggcAAAGGCATAATGATGTACAGCCTATCATACACAAGCGGATGGGTGTGTGAGGTGCTCAGGTGAGCTGCTCTCTCTTACCCATCAGCAGGAAGGTGAGCACCCATTGCAGCACACTGAGTTTCTCCACAAACTCTTTCCATGGCGTCTTCTCCTGCGCCATATCAGCAACCTGTAGAGATAGACAGAACTAATCTTCAACGAGTCTTCCTcttttttaaccatttaaatgtattcagatCCAGCCTCGCTAACCAGGGGTGTTTTTCCATAGTATCCTGATAACTCAGAGAAGCATGGTTGATTAACGAAACTTTCGATCGCTCAGAGATCACAGGGAGCAGAATCTCTCCGATAAGACTATGCGTGATGGCGCGGCGCTATTAGCGCCATACAAATTACAACTTGAATAACCGAAGTCATTTGTGAGCACGAATCTGTGTTGAAAcgttgttaaaatgtttaacaatACAGCAAATCAAGACTAGTGCACCGCTTGTTGCAGTCTACACTATGACATTAACCAACATTGGCAGCACTGTCATTTCTGTTATCGAAGTGACTATTAGGCCATATAAATAGTTTTCCTCTTGCCATCTGATCTCTTATCTAGTTTTGCAGACATATTGCTTGACTGTACATGGCACGTAATGCCAACTATGCGCCCCAGATTAGCCTAGGTGTGTGTTACGGATACTTCAAGGGTTTACCTGACAAATGCACGTAACtaagtaaataaacaattaGACGACAGTTATATAAAGGACTgctaatacataaaataaacatgtatgcaACCCTACTCTCATCCACAGGTCTGGGTGTCAAACGTTTATTTAACCTGTCGTAATAATTGCCTCGCTTTCCCTTTTAGCAGAGTTTTCGGGAAATATTGTCATGTTAATTTAACTCAACTGTCgataaaagaagagaaaggagtcctttttaaaatttacgCATGATTTTCTCCGCATCAGCGGTCTGTGCTTTCTAGTAAATTCCCACTTGCAGTAAAGTTATAGGTACGAAATTATTACCCTTAACATGATGCTTTGATTGGACACATTCGTGCGTGATATTAACATTGTATTTAAAGTAAATAACTGATACAGTTGCAGTACGTTCCATTATCCTTGTTCCAATCTAAACACCAGTGCAAAGTGTACAGTTCAGTCAAATGTCACCcagttaattattaaaaaatattcgATATATGAATCTAGCTCAACCAATGTCACTTTTTTGCAAGACTATCAACGCTTGTTAACGCTAACTATGCTGTCTGCGGCTCCAGATTGCCGTCTTTACCTGTCACCGTTCAGAACGGCTTGGCCGTAACGCGTGTCGCTTGCCTCTCGGTCCGATGTAGCGTTATACAGTTTCCCTGACCCAGACACATGCGGCGCCTCCTCCAGAGTTTTCGTGCACTTTGGTCAGTTCAATCCAGGCCGCTGATAGCGATCGCTCACTATCCCGACACGTTGACACACAAACTGACTGTCAATGTCAAGAGGAAGGCGAAAGAGTCCAGCATTGTCACCCCTATACAGCCCTACAGGTGCTGCCTACCTTTACACCCCGgttctgtgtgtatatgacaGAGAGatagcgagagggagagggggagggagggagagagagagagagagagaaagagagagagggggggggggggatacatgAACATTCTCTATAATTTGTAAATGTGGGAATGTCCACTTTGGCAGACACAGTACTTGTATGGATATTGTGGCCAGGGTGCGGTGTGCAGTGAAGCCAAGGAGCTTATCTGCCAGAGCTGAGAACTGAACACTGGTGCCTCCCTCTTCAGTGCTGGGACAAATCCATATTTCTAAAAAGCTGGCCCTCATAGTGAGGCAGAAATGTTCTGCCACAAGCTTTCACTAATGACATCACAGTCTCTAGAGGTGCGATTGATACACTGCAACCCTGCACATCCTTGCACACCTAGCTCACATGGGCACCCCCCCCACTGATAACACCAATATGTCGATGAGACGTTTCCAAGGGAAACAACAAgcttaacccccccccaaaccaacacacacacacacacacacaacctggaAGCAAACGCTGGCCTCATGCTCTACACACATCATCATATCGCTAAAAGGCTGGGCTTGGTAACCAGGTGGAAATGTCACCAGCAATGTCACCCTGTCTGAAGGTATGATTACTGCACTATTCTCCATTGCATCCCAGTGAGCACACTGTCATTTAGTTGCCGTAAAGGCTATAAAGTGATCATTGACAGTACAAGGGAAAAATACAAACGAGGTTGTAAAAAAACATGGGAATGATGATGAAACTACTATCTCATTCAGTAAAACACTGCATGCACAACAGAAGCTTGTGATTATTGCTTGGGCAGAAACCCTAGCGAGTACATAAATGTTATACATCACAAAACCTGTGTTAATGTTGGTTTGAGGTGAAATCTGTGATTCAGTTCTAAACACCAGCACAACTCTGGGCCTGTCAATCAGCCTACACTGAGGACCAGCTCACAGTACACAACCCAATCTGTGCTGCAGATAGATGCTTCTCTGAAACACTACCACTGGAAGTGTTTAAAGCAGCTTTTCACCAGCatggaagggttttttttaaaacattatggAGGGGATTTAAAGCGCGACTCCTTTACCTACAATTACAGATACGTGGCAGCACTCGACGACGTGTTCACCCTTGCCCTGTTGTTTGACGCTGGTGTGCCAATGTCCACAGCTTGACCACACCGCCCTCTTCTGGacaatattttcattgctttctcAGCGCTGCAGTTGTAAGGAATTGTCATAGTCAAACGCTCCCCtcctattttaaaaacacatattaaaatCATTGTACAAGAAGGCGGTGTGCACACCGTTTCCCGGTAACGTGATGCGTGTGGAGATTTGGTAAAACGCTGGGGACAATGAATGGGCAATAGACGTTCGGATCATGCAAAGATCAGCGAACCCGGACAGAATGTTGTGCAACAGGACACCCTCAATTCTCCCCTTCCGACTGCAATGTAATCATCCGGGTCAATTAATTATTCGGCTAATTAATCGATAGTCTTGTCTAAGCCAATGAGCGCTTCGCTGTTGGAGAAAGAGACTTCATTGAATTTCGTGGTTTATAATACATTTCTCCATAATATTTATCTACCCCTTTTAAATCTGTTTGTTCACTCTTACCAGTTTGTGTACTAATGTATATCtcatgtataaaatgtatattaaaaaacaaactaacaaacaaacaaaaaactaccCTCTTAACAACACAGAGACGCGTGCTATGACACAACAAGGCCGTGCCAGGAAATGCGAGGCAGCTGGAATACCTCAACACTTACGCTGTGTGAGAGAACAGAGGATCCTCTATACAGCCGCCGCTGTCGGCAGACGTCTTGGCAGGAGGACATTCGGCAGAACAAGCTCAGCCTTCATCTTTGATTGAGTCTATATCACAGACCTACATCCTCACTAGCTTCAAAGAATCGTTTTGGTATTttgataaaatacatttgacatttaacCGATCTCTAAAGTCTACATATGTTACCATGAACAAGACAGACTGGTTTATTGGAACCTGGGAGATGACAGCACGTTTAGTGAGTCC comes from Megalops cyprinoides isolate fMegCyp1 chromosome 3, fMegCyp1.pri, whole genome shotgun sequence and encodes:
- the mogat3b gene encoding 2-acylglycerol O-acyltransferase 3b isoform X2, which produces MAQEKTPWKEFVEKLSVLQWVLTFLLMGVSCVLLMVYLMFTSLWLLPTVYMIWMVMDWDTPERGGRRNEWVRNWTVWQHFQEYFPVKLVKTAELNPKKNYILGSHPHGIMCAGAFSCFSTECSGFSQTFPGMRPCLAILAGLFRLPLYRDYLMSAGMCPVSKPSLEFLLSKNGSGNAVVIVIGGAAESLSSSPGVNTVVMKQRKGFVRLALEYGADLVPVYSFGENELFRQVVFEEGSVMRALQTAFKKVMGFAPCLFIGQSWGLVPYRTPITTVVGRPISVPHISSPSEEVVDHYHGLYMEALTQLFHEHKTLCGLSESHQLHII
- the mogat3b gene encoding 2-acylglycerol O-acyltransferase 3b isoform X1 produces the protein MSSCQDVCRQRRLYRGSSVLSHSVADMAQEKTPWKEFVEKLSVLQWVLTFLLMGVSCVLLMVYLMFTSLWLLPTVYMIWMVMDWDTPERGGRRNEWVRNWTVWQHFQEYFPVKLVKTAELNPKKNYILGSHPHGIMCAGAFSCFSTECSGFSQTFPGMRPCLAILAGLFRLPLYRDYLMSAGMCPVSKPSLEFLLSKNGSGNAVVIVIGGAAESLSSSPGVNTVVMKQRKGFVRLALEYGADLVPVYSFGENELFRQVVFEEGSVMRALQTAFKKVMGFAPCLFIGQSWGLVPYRTPITTVVGRPISVPHISSPSEEVVDHYHGLYMEALTQLFHEHKTLCGLSESHQLHII